In a single window of the uncultured Dysgonomonas sp. genome:
- a CDS encoding helix-turn-helix domain-containing protein has protein sequence MNFDILLTNPELAKNIKFEITGENLLELSATLINASKRNGEQEKKESYYSISETCRKLNRTRVTLNKWHNAGVLKHNQIGLYKKSDIDKFLEKK, from the coding sequence ATGAATTTTGATATACTACTAACAAATCCAGAGCTGGCAAAAAACATCAAGTTTGAGATAACAGGTGAGAATTTATTAGAATTGTCTGCAACACTAATTAATGCTAGTAAACGAAATGGCGAACAAGAGAAGAAAGAATCATATTATTCTATTTCGGAGACGTGCAGAAAACTTAATAGGACTCGTGTGACGCTTAATAAATGGCATAATGCAGGTGTATTAAAGCACAACCAAATTGGTCTATATAAGAAAAGCGATATAGATAAATTCTTAGAAAAGAAGTGA
- a CDS encoding DUF4373 domain-containing protein, whose amino-acid sequence METMARKNKVGLDYFPFEVSFFSDLKVRRLIRKDGGQAVSIYAYLLCLIYENGYYVKWDEDMPFIIHESVGVDESYVSKVVTSCIEVDLFDAEVFEVSGILTSKGIQERYSYVNKQCKRKAVVSEFKLIDTEGMQQKKEKEIKGKEINLEFIESEFAESFNRWLEYKKSIGKYYKVQWSIEAAYRNMKDLAENSPIISTAIVDQSIKREWDGLFELKDASLLNRLRAQSISNKHTKPNPNESRQ is encoded by the coding sequence ATGGAAACTATGGCTAGAAAGAATAAAGTAGGACTAGATTACTTTCCTTTTGAAGTAAGTTTTTTTTCTGATTTAAAGGTTCGGCGGCTCATTAGAAAGGATGGCGGACAAGCCGTTTCCATCTATGCTTATCTTTTGTGCTTAATCTACGAAAACGGATATTACGTAAAGTGGGATGAAGATATGCCATTTATTATTCATGAATCAGTTGGAGTAGATGAATCTTATGTATCAAAGGTAGTTACAAGCTGCATAGAAGTTGATTTATTTGATGCAGAAGTTTTTGAAGTAAGCGGAATATTGACCTCGAAAGGCATTCAGGAACGATATTCTTATGTAAATAAGCAGTGTAAGAGAAAAGCGGTTGTTTCCGAATTTAAGTTAATAGATACGGAAGGAATGCAACAAAAGAAAGAAAAGGAAATAAAAGGAAAAGAAATAAACCTAGAGTTTATTGAGTCTGAGTTTGCTGAATCTTTTAATAGGTGGTTGGAGTATAAAAAAAGCATTGGTAAATACTATAAGGTTCAATGGTCTATTGAGGCAGCATATAGAAATATGAAAGATTTGGCAGAGAACTCACCTATAATCTCAACAGCAATAGTAGATCAATCTATCAAGAGAGAATGGGATGGATTATTTGAGTTAAAAGATGCGTCCTTATTGAATAGACTAAGAGCGCAATCCATTTCAAATAAACACACCAAGCCTAATCCTAACGAATCACGACAATGA
- a CDS encoding helix-turn-helix transcriptional regulator: protein MINTENTSVRARMKQYLNRINISEGYFEVDCGLSKGYVSKIGDSIRTAILNKIINKHPDLNTTWLLTGEGSMLKSDRSNVTPVPSDNYMMVEYADLRASAGRLGGSDILQLPETHTRLVPKEYEKGDFLVVRVDGDSMDDGTKRSLSDGDEVLIKEKQDYKINELPIKKALFVITTREGNVLKQIAEVNTEEEYVLCRSFNPDPRYDDFKIYFNDIYQIFIVCKKTQSQISF from the coding sequence ATGATCAATACTGAAAATACGTCAGTGAGGGCTAGAATGAAACAATATTTGAATCGCATTAATATATCAGAAGGGTATTTTGAAGTAGATTGTGGTTTAAGTAAAGGGTATGTTTCTAAAATTGGAGACTCTATTAGGACGGCTATTCTTAATAAAATAATTAACAAACACCCCGACTTAAACACGACTTGGTTACTCACAGGTGAAGGCTCAATGCTAAAGTCAGATAGAAGTAATGTTACACCAGTCCCAAGTGATAATTATATGATGGTTGAATACGCAGATTTGCGAGCAAGTGCTGGAAGGTTAGGAGGTTCAGATATCTTACAATTACCCGAAACACATACAAGGCTTGTACCAAAAGAATATGAAAAAGGAGATTTTCTTGTGGTTCGTGTAGACGGTGACTCTATGGATGACGGGACTAAGCGATCACTATCTGATGGAGATGAGGTTCTAATAAAAGAAAAGCAAGACTATAAAATAAATGAGCTGCCAATAAAAAAAGCATTGTTTGTTATTACAACCAGAGAGGGCAATGTTTTGAAACAAATAGCTGAGGTAAATACAGAAGAAGAGTATGTTTTATGTAGATCATTTAACCCAGACCCTAGATATGATGATTTTAAAATATACTTTAATGATATCTACCAAATATTTATAGTCTGCAAAAAAACGCAATCACAAATAAGTTTCTAA
- a CDS encoding YopX family protein, producing MRKIIFRGKIRYGSEWIEGVLLTDNKTVYDILYPEVQIDGKLKFRHFEVIPETVGQFTGLTDKNGKEIFEGDIIQDNNGIGVIMWFQTAWGIASYAYGYNGLKSYTAVDSFYSKETKEWTVIGNIHDNHSLLTNKE from the coding sequence ATGAGAAAGATAATATTTAGAGGAAAAATAAGATACGGCTCAGAATGGATTGAGGGGGTGCTGCTTACAGATAATAAAACTGTATACGATATACTTTACCCCGAAGTCCAAATTGATGGGAAGTTGAAATTCCGACATTTCGAAGTCATTCCCGAAACAGTAGGACAGTTCACAGGCTTAACCGATAAGAACGGGAAGGAGATATTCGAGGGGGATATAATACAAGATAATAACGGAATTGGCGTGATAATGTGGTTTCAAACAGCATGGGGTATTGCTTCATACGCTTATGGGTACAATGGATTGAAAAGCTATACAGCAGTAGATTCATTTTATAGTAAAGAGACTAAAGAATGGACTGTCATCGGCAATATCCACGACAACCACTCATTACTAACTAATAAAGAATAG
- a CDS encoding RNA ligase family protein: MEFKKYQHIERFGTTEVEGIQNGKCYIFPKIDGTNASLWWSNGLKAGSRNRELSIDNDNAGFYKWALGQEHIIQFLKSHQNVRLYGEWLVPHTLKTYNDNAWMNFYVFDVMVGDEYVDFGSYSSELQQYNIEYIPAICIINNPSYERLIGLLEQNDYLVKDGNGIGEGIVIKNYDYKNKYGRVVWAKIVSNEFKGKHKKAMPNEIKEKNLVEKDIVDKYITRSLLDKEQSKIENEMNGWSSKYIPRLINVVFYNLIREESWNFVKEFKNPTIDFKRLSFFTTTKIKELKPDVFN, translated from the coding sequence ATGGAATTTAAAAAATATCAACACATAGAGCGATTCGGAACAACAGAAGTTGAAGGAATCCAAAACGGTAAATGCTATATATTTCCAAAAATAGATGGAACTAATGCGTCCCTGTGGTGGAGCAATGGACTAAAAGCAGGGAGCCGAAATAGGGAGCTATCAATTGATAATGATAACGCCGGGTTTTATAAATGGGCTTTAGGACAAGAACATATAATACAATTTTTGAAATCTCATCAAAATGTTAGGCTGTATGGGGAATGGCTCGTGCCACATACGTTGAAAACATATAACGATAATGCTTGGATGAATTTTTATGTATTTGATGTAATGGTTGGTGATGAATATGTTGATTTTGGTAGTTATTCATCGGAACTACAGCAATACAATATAGAATACATACCCGCTATTTGCATTATTAATAACCCATCGTATGAAAGGCTTATAGGGCTACTAGAACAGAATGACTATTTGGTGAAAGATGGCAATGGTATAGGCGAAGGAATAGTTATAAAAAATTATGATTACAAGAACAAATACGGTCGTGTTGTTTGGGCTAAAATAGTCTCTAATGAATTTAAAGGTAAGCATAAAAAAGCTATGCCTAATGAGATTAAAGAGAAGAATTTAGTTGAGAAGGATATTGTAGACAAATACATAACGAGGTCATTATTAGACAAAGAACAATCCAAAATCGAAAACGAAATGAACGGTTGGAGTTCTAAGTATATACCACGTCTCATCAATGTTGTTTTTTACAATCTTATTAGAGAAGAGAGTTGGAATTTCGTAAAGGAATTTAAAAACCCTACTATTGATTTTAAGCGGCTATCATTCTTTACTACCACAAAAATAAAAGAACTAAAGCCAGATGTATTCAATTAG
- a CDS encoding thioesterase family protein, whose amino-acid sequence MDEISFKHTIPLQLRANDIDRFGHLNNTVYFTFYDLGKTNYIETICPNVNWEEEAIVVVEINVVFKSQIFGADYIATQTAVTAIGTKSFELAQRVIDVNTGEEKCFCRSTMVTYDLIQHKSKPIPEDWVEAICNFEGKNLRKK is encoded by the coding sequence ATGGATGAAATATCATTTAAACATACCATTCCCCTACAATTGAGAGCTAATGACATTGATCGGTTCGGACATCTTAATAATACAGTTTATTTTACCTTCTATGATTTAGGGAAAACTAATTACATTGAAACTATTTGCCCGAATGTAAACTGGGAGGAAGAAGCGATTGTTGTGGTTGAAATCAATGTAGTGTTCAAATCCCAGATATTTGGGGCCGACTACATAGCAACACAAACCGCAGTAACGGCTATTGGAACAAAAAGTTTTGAGCTTGCTCAACGTGTTATCGATGTTAATACCGGGGAAGAAAAATGTTTTTGTCGGTCAACAATGGTTACCTACGACTTAATTCAGCATAAGTCCAAGCCAATACCAGAAGATTGGGTAGAAGCTATTTGCAACTTTGAAGGAAAAAATTTAAGAAAAAAGTGA
- a CDS encoding group III truncated hemoglobin — protein sequence MIPTKDIENIDDIKKMVNMFYGKVRKDNLIGPIFNNAIQDHWNEHLEKLYLFWQSRLFGDPVYDGFPFPPHAKLPINKEHFDRWLTLFTETVDNLFIGSVADEAKNRAYKIADVFQDKLAYIRNKSNK from the coding sequence ATGATACCAACTAAAGATATAGAAAACATAGACGATATAAAGAAAATGGTTAATATGTTTTACGGTAAAGTCAGAAAAGATAACTTAATAGGCCCTATATTTAACAATGCAATCCAAGACCATTGGAACGAACATCTTGAAAAACTGTATCTTTTCTGGCAAAGTCGATTATTTGGAGATCCTGTATATGATGGCTTCCCATTTCCTCCGCATGCAAAATTACCAATAAATAAAGAACACTTTGATCGTTGGCTAACTCTTTTTACAGAAACCGTAGATAACCTTTTCATTGGATCGGTAGCAGATGAAGCGAAAAACCGAGCATATAAGATCGCTGATGTATTTCAGGATAAATTAGCATACATTCGCAACAAATCAAATAAGTAA
- a CDS encoding DnaB-like helicase C-terminal domain-containing protein: MNEVEIRKALDILKKENEIIEVRIIGDYTYSGYFKNIDNLIQAIKPYQNDNIYFTLNEIKEDCYSRSQSEKIVRSNKQTKTTSDTDISGRDYILIDIDPKRATGVSASDEEVTKARIVGNKVYAFLRDQGFTKPICAFSGNGIHLLYKVNLLNNEENRTLLERFLHTLDMLFSDEFADVDTTVFNAARITKLYGTFSRKGANTEDRPHRISRLISVPDSLEPLDRAYIQKVVDLYPKEEVKTWQNNYQGNNAFNLDEFISKHGINVIRKQPFKNGEKLIIDCCFDSNHKGDGAIFRLNNGAIGFKCFHNSCSHHNWESFRNHFEPNRFKNNQISYNRRLDNKPNVEYKPQIESEDKGKKFLTFPEIKDKDRSQIVSIPTGFTLLDDKIIGLNKGELTLVSGSNASGKSSMIKQLCLNAADKGFRIIEYSGELDPTRSKSWTVQQAAGRQFVEATKYANYFRVPQNISDKISEWLSDKWKVYNNLYGSNFEQLVADVEDTLSTETCDIFIVDNIMALDLSDISNDKYERQKLAVLRLKELAIKYNIHIILVAHPRKSVSFLRKDDVSGSADLTNAVENVLLVHRKNNDFVRRAGEFFGEDVASQYYKYGNIIEVAKNRDLGICDVLVGLYYEIESKRFLNDFTDNYCYGWQDSITEEEPQFGFPQFDYVMTEQEFFSEPTPSDQLPF, from the coding sequence ATGAATGAAGTTGAGATAAGAAAAGCCTTAGACATTCTCAAAAAAGAAAATGAGATAATAGAGGTTCGAATTATTGGCGATTATACTTATTCGGGGTATTTCAAGAATATCGACAATCTGATACAAGCTATCAAGCCTTACCAAAATGATAACATTTATTTCACTCTTAACGAGATAAAAGAAGATTGTTATAGCAGAAGCCAATCCGAAAAGATTGTAAGGTCAAATAAGCAGACAAAGACAACATCAGATACTGACATCTCAGGGCGTGACTATATTCTCATTGACATTGACCCAAAACGGGCAACAGGCGTTTCGGCAAGTGATGAAGAAGTTACTAAGGCTCGAATAGTTGGGAATAAGGTTTATGCTTTTCTCCGAGATCAAGGATTCACTAAGCCGATATGTGCGTTTTCTGGTAACGGTATTCACTTATTGTATAAGGTTAATCTTCTTAACAACGAAGAGAACCGAACGCTACTAGAACGCTTTCTGCACACCCTTGATATGTTATTCTCTGATGAGTTTGCCGATGTAGATACCACAGTGTTTAACGCGGCACGTATTACTAAGCTATACGGAACATTTAGCCGTAAGGGAGCAAATACAGAAGATAGACCACACCGAATCAGTCGTCTTATCTCTGTGCCAGATAGCCTTGAACCATTAGATCGTGCGTATATTCAGAAAGTTGTTGACCTATATCCAAAAGAGGAAGTCAAGACATGGCAGAATAATTATCAGGGTAATAATGCATTCAACTTAGATGAGTTTATTTCGAAACATGGTATCAATGTAATTCGTAAGCAACCGTTCAAAAACGGAGAGAAGCTAATCATTGATTGCTGCTTTGATTCGAATCACAAAGGCGATGGAGCTATCTTCAGGCTTAACAATGGTGCTATAGGCTTTAAATGTTTTCATAATAGCTGTTCGCATCATAATTGGGAGTCATTCCGCAATCACTTTGAACCGAACCGATTTAAAAATAACCAAATATCCTACAACAGACGACTTGATAATAAGCCTAATGTAGAGTATAAGCCGCAAATTGAGAGTGAAGATAAAGGCAAGAAGTTCCTCACGTTTCCCGAGATAAAGGATAAGGATAGAAGTCAAATAGTATCTATCCCGACAGGATTCACTCTGCTTGATGACAAGATAATCGGATTGAATAAAGGAGAACTGACTCTAGTGTCTGGCTCAAACGCATCGGGTAAGTCCTCAATGATAAAGCAGCTGTGCTTAAATGCAGCTGATAAAGGTTTTCGGATCATTGAGTACTCAGGGGAGTTAGATCCTACTCGCTCTAAGTCATGGACAGTTCAGCAAGCGGCAGGTAGGCAGTTTGTAGAAGCTACCAAGTATGCCAACTATTTCAGAGTACCACAGAATATATCTGATAAAATATCAGAGTGGCTATCTGATAAATGGAAGGTATATAACAATCTATACGGTTCAAACTTTGAGCAACTAGTCGCTGATGTCGAAGATACACTGTCTACAGAAACATGCGATATATTCATTGTAGATAACATTATGGCTCTCGACCTATCCGATATATCAAACGATAAGTACGAACGTCAGAAATTGGCTGTATTGCGCTTAAAAGAACTAGCTATTAAGTATAATATTCATATCATATTGGTAGCCCATCCGAGGAAGTCTGTTTCGTTTCTACGGAAAGATGATGTGTCAGGGAGTGCCGATCTAACTAATGCCGTAGAGAATGTTTTACTTGTTCATCGCAAGAATAACGACTTTGTAAGACGGGCTGGAGAGTTCTTTGGAGAAGATGTAGCTAGTCAATATTACAAGTATGGAAATATAATTGAAGTAGCTAAGAATAGAGATTTGGGTATATGCGATGTTCTTGTCGGGTTGTACTACGAAATTGAATCTAAACGCTTCTTAAATGACTTTACCGATAATTATTGCTACGGTTGGCAAGACTCGATTACGGAAGAAGAACCTCAATTCGGTTTTCCACAATTTGATTATGTAATGACAGAACAAGAGTTTTTTTCCGAACCAACACCATCAGATCAATTACCCTTCTAG
- a CDS encoding glucosaminidase domain-containing protein, protein MKPSEFVAINYPYAKKVEDSKGIHWAAIIAQYALETGWGRSIKGNNFAGIKATKDTPKEKKQLLRTKEELGSPNLKYLFTKVYSVNLLPNGNYLYDVDDWFMKYESPEKAFADYADFFYRNSRYKKALEVKRDPFKFVEEIHKAGYATASNYSTILKQIINTVLKYEPK, encoded by the coding sequence ATGAAACCAAGTGAATTTGTAGCAATAAACTATCCTTATGCAAAAAAGGTAGAGGACTCAAAAGGAATACATTGGGCTGCAATAATCGCTCAGTATGCTCTTGAAACAGGCTGGGGAAGGTCGATAAAAGGCAATAATTTTGCTGGCATTAAGGCAACAAAAGATACACCAAAAGAAAAAAAACAATTGTTACGGACTAAAGAGGAACTAGGAAGTCCCAATTTGAAGTATCTTTTTACGAAAGTATATAGTGTTAATTTGCTACCTAACGGTAACTACTTGTACGATGTAGATGATTGGTTTATGAAATACGAATCACCTGAAAAGGCATTCGCGGATTACGCCGACTTCTTCTATAGAAATTCCAGATACAAAAAAGCCTTAGAAGTGAAGCGTGATCCATTTAAGTTTGTTGAAGAAATTCATAAAGCTGGGTATGCTACTGCCTCGAACTATTCTACCATATTAAAACAGATAATAAATACCGTGCTTAAGTACGAACCAAAATGA
- a CDS encoding phage holin family protein produces MDFILTNLPKADLVLALWIFELIAVFIDLIMGLYKAKSLNYLITSDGLKRSANKIILYYSLMAFGSMMDIAAFGLEFVSVPYVSILFCIFVLAIEGKSVFERASDKERRRLMNGAKDVTAILASKDDIAKAVHEYLTRKEKDNETK; encoded by the coding sequence ATGGACTTTATATTAACAAATCTTCCCAAAGCAGACCTTGTATTGGCGTTATGGATTTTTGAACTGATCGCGGTATTCATAGACCTTATCATGGGATTATACAAAGCTAAGTCATTGAACTATCTTATAACATCAGATGGGCTCAAAAGAAGTGCTAATAAGATTATATTATATTATTCCTTAATGGCTTTCGGTTCTATGATGGATATTGCAGCCTTCGGATTAGAATTTGTATCCGTTCCATACGTATCTATTCTGTTCTGTATTTTCGTTCTTGCCATAGAAGGAAAATCTGTTTTCGAGAGAGCTTCAGATAAAGAACGCAGACGATTAATGAATGGAGCAAAAGACGTAACTGCAATACTTGCAAGTAAGGATGATATAGCGAAAGCAGTACATGAATACTTAACACGAAAAGAAAAAGATAATGAAACCAAGTGA
- a CDS encoding ATP-binding protein produces MPIIRKEEQLPLRSIVMVIYGQAGVGKTSLANTAKNPILIDCDKGSDRAVNRTDTLVASTWDDILKDESELANYKTVVIDTAKAVLDDFLSIWAVKQDYRLKTNKLRMFGEIGEQFKSFVNRCRSLDIDIIIISHVKEEKDGDIIKLSPDVTGQSKDLIIRIADQIGYISMVNNQRVISFDPTDNRVGKNTAKIEDVVIPDSTSPEFDNFMDSFSQRVKDAIQRLTKDQQEAIAVARDIQAKIEAVKNAKEMNSLLGEVNKLPISQQKAIKNNMIEKGKTIGVTINKLTKVFEDATDKGNPA; encoded by the coding sequence ATGCCAATTATTAGAAAAGAAGAACAGTTACCACTAAGATCAATTGTAATGGTCATTTACGGTCAGGCAGGAGTAGGGAAAACGAGTTTAGCTAATACAGCTAAGAATCCTATACTTATTGACTGTGATAAGGGATCGGACAGAGCCGTAAATAGAACAGATACCCTTGTTGCTTCTACGTGGGATGATATTTTGAAAGATGAGTCGGAATTAGCCAATTACAAAACGGTGGTTATCGATACAGCAAAAGCAGTATTGGATGATTTCCTGAGCATCTGGGCTGTTAAACAAGATTACAGGCTGAAAACCAACAAATTAAGAATGTTCGGCGAGATTGGAGAGCAGTTCAAATCATTTGTTAACCGTTGCCGTTCACTAGATATTGATATTATTATCATATCCCATGTGAAAGAAGAAAAGGATGGCGATATTATAAAGCTATCACCCGATGTTACAGGACAATCGAAAGACCTTATTATCCGTATTGCAGACCAAATTGGGTATATCTCAATGGTAAATAACCAACGAGTAATATCTTTTGATCCTACCGATAATCGTGTTGGAAAGAATACGGCTAAAATAGAGGATGTGGTTATCCCAGATAGTACTTCGCCTGAGTTTGACAATTTTATGGATAGCTTTTCACAACGAGTTAAAGATGCTATTCAGCGATTAACGAAAGATCAGCAAGAAGCTATAGCAGTTGCTCGTGACATACAAGCTAAAATTGAGGCTGTGAAAAACGCAAAAGAGATGAACTCTCTGCTTGGAGAGGTAAATAAATTACCTATAAGCCAACAAAAAGCTATCAAGAACAACATGATAGAAAAAGGTAAGACTATCGGGGTTACTATTAACAAATTAACGAAAGTATTCGAAGATGCAACTGATAAGGGTAACCCAGCTTGA
- a CDS encoding phage regulatory protein/antirepressor Ant, with the protein MNNLVFNQNGAALTNSLLVAEKFGKRHDHVLRDIKNLIDSTQNWGQLFVSTTYTDNSGKSNPMYIMNRDGFTLLAMGFTGKKALEFKLQYIEAFNKMESALINKFTLPQSFSEALRLAAEQAETIEKQQLQIETQKPKVLFADAVEMSDNSCLIGELAKILKQNGVEIGQNRLFEWMRYNGYLCTRGELYNQPSQSAMELGLFELIKRTINNPDGSVRTTCTTKVTGKGQIYFVEKFLRKKSA; encoded by the coding sequence ATGAACAATTTAGTATTTAATCAAAACGGAGCAGCCCTAACAAATAGTTTATTGGTTGCTGAGAAGTTCGGAAAAAGACATGACCATGTATTACGTGACATTAAAAATCTTATTGACTCAACCCAAAATTGGGGGCAGCTCTTTGTTTCAACTACTTACACCGATAATAGCGGAAAATCGAACCCTATGTACATTATGAATCGTGACGGCTTTACCCTCCTTGCAATGGGATTCACCGGAAAGAAGGCATTAGAGTTCAAATTGCAATATATAGAGGCTTTCAATAAGATGGAATCGGCGTTAATAAACAAATTCACACTACCACAATCTTTTTCAGAGGCGTTGCGCTTAGCGGCAGAACAAGCAGAGACAATCGAGAAGCAACAATTACAAATAGAAACACAAAAACCAAAGGTATTATTTGCCGATGCAGTTGAAATGTCAGACAATTCTTGTCTCATCGGTGAATTAGCTAAAATATTGAAGCAGAACGGAGTTGAAATAGGTCAAAATAGGCTGTTCGAATGGATGCGCTACAATGGGTATCTGTGTACTCGTGGCGAACTTTACAACCAACCATCACAATCAGCTATGGAATTGGGCTTATTTGAATTAATCAAACGGACTATCAACAATCCTGATGGTAGCGTCCGAACTACCTGCACGACCAAAGTGACGGGTAAAGGACAAATCTATTTTGTTGAAAAATTCCTTAGAAAGAAATCAGCATGA
- the dnaN gene encoding DNA polymerase III subunit beta, whose translation MQFTVNSKKLFTKLQAAAQVINKKNTLPILDCFLLGLRGNILNIASTDGEVRLVTKVEVQDAKGDIKIAVNAQTLVSALKELPDQPITFEVNKDNFEIFIHYHNGKFNFIGQSADDYPIPRLLDEKVKQELTIDADVLLNGIAGTLFAVSDDELRPVMCSVYFDITKDDVTFVTSDGHRLVKLVSKVARGVDKASFALPTKGANVIQSLLAKQSDPVKIRFDYNNAVFDLSDYSVTVRFIEGRYPNYNSVIPHDNPNKFTISKSSLSAIIKRVSVFASEASSLVKLDIDNNALTISAQDIDYSTAAEENIAIEYDGIPMQIGFKYTFLLDLLKNIHSDEVEVQLSEPSRAALLMPIGSGSGWDSTYLLMPMMLND comes from the coding sequence ATGCAATTTACAGTTAACTCAAAAAAACTCTTTACCAAACTGCAAGCAGCAGCACAGGTAATAAATAAAAAGAACACGCTACCTATTTTAGATTGTTTTCTATTGGGACTGCGTGGAAATATACTTAACATAGCCTCGACAGATGGTGAGGTTCGGTTAGTAACGAAAGTAGAGGTTCAGGATGCAAAAGGTGATATAAAAATTGCCGTCAATGCTCAGACCTTAGTTAGTGCATTAAAAGAGCTACCCGATCAGCCTATTACATTCGAGGTTAATAAGGATAACTTCGAGATATTCATTCACTACCATAACGGGAAGTTCAATTTTATCGGGCAAAGTGCAGATGATTATCCTATTCCAAGGCTATTAGATGAAAAGGTTAAGCAAGAACTAACTATTGATGCCGATGTTTTGCTGAACGGAATAGCAGGAACGTTGTTTGCGGTATCTGACGATGAACTAAGACCTGTAATGTGTTCAGTTTATTTCGATATTACTAAGGATGATGTAACGTTTGTAACGTCTGACGGACACCGCCTAGTTAAACTTGTAAGCAAGGTGGCGCGAGGTGTGGATAAGGCTTCGTTTGCCTTACCGACAAAGGGTGCAAATGTCATTCAAAGCTTACTCGCCAAACAAAGCGACCCCGTAAAGATTCGATTCGACTATAACAACGCTGTATTTGATCTGTCCGACTATTCCGTTACGGTTCGGTTTATTGAAGGGCGTTATCCTAATTATAACAGCGTGATTCCACATGATAATCCGAATAAGTTTACTATAAGTAAAAGTAGTCTGTCCGCTATTATCAAACGTGTATCTGTATTTGCAAGCGAGGCAAGTAGCTTAGTTAAGCTCGACATAGACAACAATGCTCTGACTATCTCAGCGCAAGATATTGACTATTCTACTGCCGCTGAAGAAAATATCGCTATTGAATATGATGGTATACCAATGCAAATAGGATTCAAATACACGTTCCTACTCGATCTGCTAAAGAATATCCATTCCGATGAAGTAGAAGTGCAGCTATCCGAACCGAGTCGAGCAGCCTTACTTATGCCGATTGGTAGCGGTTCGGGTTGGGATAGTACGTATTTATTAATGCCGATGATGTTGAATGATTAA